In Planococcus citri chromosome 4, ihPlaCitr1.1, whole genome shotgun sequence, the genomic window TCATGTCAGACGGTGAAATACTCAGCACGTTATTACAAGTGTAAGtgagatttttcatcatagtagATGGTGAAAACGACAAATGTGACAAAGGCAACCAcgcattttgttgaaaattgaattcgtcCACAACGTATTTGCATTCTGGTTTCGATAAATACAACCCCTCAGAACTAGCGTTAATACACAAATACAATCTGTACAACTTATCTCCATCACTTGTAAACCGTACTAGAGGAAGTGCTCGGTTTTCAGGGCTCGGCTTCTCCGAAATTATTATCCAACGATTCAATTCGATCGAATATTTCAATACGCGGCCATCTTCAATACAACAGAGAACTTGGCTGCGACAATTCAACAGCACGCATTTGGACCAATATCCTGTTATGCAACGATTCAATGAGATGAACTTTTTCGAAGATAAATTATATACATTAAACACGGGACGAGCATAATCAGCCGAAGAGAACATAATGAATAAATTGTCATCCACTAAAGTCGCGGCTATATTAAAGAAACCACAAATGTAACCTATTGGCTTTTCTGAACTAGGTAAAAGGCGCAACATGGCAATTTGTTCCATGTTGGCGTTCAAAACGTAAATAGTTGACGTTTCCCGGGTCCAGGCGATGAACACAGGCATTTCTTCCAACTTCTTTTCATTGTTCCGAGGCATTTTTTCAGCAGAGGGaatcaacgaagtaaaattcaatgttttccaTAATTCATTTCGAATTGATTTCTCCGAACAGTTGTTCGAATCTGTAGGCAGTTCTATTTTATAATCATGGTACTTCATAATGCGATTGCCATTAATAGCAAGGGCGATTTTCGGTATCAGGTGATATCGATTCTTCACATCGTGGAAAACCCATTTCGAACACATGTCTAGAATCCTATGCGGATCATCGCAGCAATGATCAGGCCATGACAGAAGTAATTCCTCCAATATATCGAAAGAAATGAAACAGAGAGGCATCGTATCGGCTGTAGCAGCTTCTCTGAGAAATTTCGAATTCGTCATCATCCACGATACACATTCAGCgagtaatttttccattttcaaagtaGTGGCAGCTTTGAATACCGGAATTATCGTTTCAGATGTCAATTGCAATTCATCGAAATAGATGTATTCGACGATCATGTCACATGTCGCTTGATCAACACCGAGAAGTGAATACTCGTTACTTTTAATCTGTTGCAGAGTTGATGCTTCTGCGAATTGAGCGTCTATGTTGGACTGCTTggcggaaaaaatttcagcaaaatagcCGGACGCTGAATTCAGCTTGAATCGATGAAGCTTGTAAGCTTTTTCTCCGGTAGTCACAACGATATCGTGGAAACGATGGTTTTCTAGAAgcgttttcaacttttttcgttcgttttctTTATCAATCGGAACTTCTTTTTCTACAGCAGTCATAACGTTATCGTCGAAATCATAGTTTTGGGAACGATGGTTTTCTAgaaatgttttcaacttttttcgtttgttttcttTAGAATCAATCggaacttcttttttttcatctttcggCGATTCTTGAGGAGCTGCGAAAAAGAAAAGTAGTACAATTAATATCATTCAGAATTCCAATCCAACTTTCAAGCTTACGTAGGTAACTTCGTGATCAATTCATCAAcatcttttacaaccaaaataaTGCGATATCCTCAACTTAGAACTAACAATGAGATTATTTTCACTATCAGCCTAATTGTATGTATTAGGTACCATAAATTAAACTGCAAGTACCTGATTCTATTTCTCCATCGCAAATGACAAGTTTGTAGAAAAGTTTCTTCGTCATTTCCGGATTCATTTCCTCAGCGATACCAGTTAGTACAGTGTTGAAATCGTCATCTTTTATATCGCTTACATGACAAATTCTTCGTTTGACAGCATTAACGAGCTTTGCGAAGTGAGGAAGTCTGCTTTGCAAATCGTGATGGATCCATTGTGAGCAAATTTGACTCATGGTAGGCATATCTATATCGTTATCCGAATATATTAACTTCTCCTTCATCCATTGTGGACACCCGGATGACCCGGACATAGTAGCCATATGCATCTCTATCTCCTTCTCCGCATACTTCTTTTTTAAGGCACAGCTATAACTTGTAATTATTCTGATAATATCGTCAAGCGGTAAACGTAAGAAATCTTCATTATGTTGGATTTTCACCAACTTAGCAGATAGAGATTTGAAAACTGCCGGTAACAAGTACTGCACATTCGGATTTTCCTGCAAGAAGTTGAGTAATTTGAATAGTTTAACATCTACGACGGAGTTTTTCTCAATGTAACTTGCGTAAGTTTCCATATCGATCTCCATTTGCAAGTGATTCATGGCCATTAACAAAGCAACGTAATTGTCGTGGTTCAAGACAGACGTCAACGATTGTCCGTATATTATATCAACGATGGCAGAGAAGGTTTTGGTATCCATTACCGGTAGCTCTATCAAACTGCATTCTTTTTGGTCAGACTGCTCgttgaataatttctcaaagAATTCCGATTTCCAGGCCAGTTGTAATCGATCCAAACAATAAACGTCGGCATCCACTTTGACCATGACATCgtaaaattgacttctcaccaaatttttgggtttttggtgATCAACCGGTACTTCTGAATTGTCTCCTGAACTCATGGTTCTTCAGGAACTTTCCTAcggaaaaataaatgatttttcagtgaatgCAGTCCTCTATCGTGTAGCTTAGAGCTTACTATCTAGTGTAGTATGCTAGGTTCGAGTTCGACTGTTTCGGTGagtaatttataaattataagtGAAACACTTACTTAATATTTCGAAAGCGAAAAATTCGATGTCTTGTTACTGGCAAACTATGCAATAATTTACAGGACACAGGACACAGGACACACAAGTATCACAAGCGGGCCACAATGTACGaatatgtattttattataagTATAATGTCAATATCTATGTGATTGCATAATGCATTGCATCttgcatcatttttttgcatcagTTTATTTGTTATCAGCTAGTTATCAGCCAGCAGCAGCAAGGGGTGGCTGCTGTTGAAGGGAAGGAAGGACCAAGGCTGCCAACcacttccttcaaaaaacacTAAacctttttttctgatttttcgacTCGCAAGTGGATCAGGAATTCAGGATTCAGGATGAGGGAcaataaagaaaattaaaaaacaataatttttggtcaatttttgaatttgacaaaaaaaggttttcattttttgcatattttgccTGGGACTGGAACCTGAGAAGTGAGACTATTTTACAACTTTCATGCCTATTAATTATTAGTGTATTctgtataatttaaaaaaaacaagacctttttggcattttttgggcaaaaaaaaatgaaaataaaatttttggtcatttgtaGCAAAAATggttacaatttttggataaaaagtgAGACGTTTTACTGttgttttcgaatattttcaattttgccaaaactcCAAAAGAAAGTGTGAAAGTGAGAACCAATTTATATTCTTATTTCTtataattctgattttttgcaacttggtaaaaaacgagattttgaaaatttgaaatttctactaTACAGGCATCAAAGTCTCAGAGCCTCAGAAACATGGTAAAGCTTTTTAGaaatcattacaaaaaaaagctaAGCTTCTGAAGTTCTGACAcgtatttttaacaaaaaaaagtaatacctACATTactttgtggcattttttgcaaAGAGTAGTGAAACTATAATAACTATTTGActctttacaatttttgtatgaaaaaaacaagaatttttagttaatttttggtGTGAATTCTTAGTTTAAAAACTTGGACTTCTTGGTCGATGATTTTTTGGccgaaaaaatgagaattttagacaatttttgtcgaaaagtaggaatctactcgtaattatcatttctatttttagctacatattttttttgaaaaaaaaacgagtttctGGCAATCTTAACTAAAGAGGTCGAGATctgatatttttggcaaaaagtgggattttgaacattttagcaaaatatgaaaaaaaagtgagactttttggcagtttcttcatttttgtaaaaaaaaagtgtgactATTTTagcaattctgacaaaaaccgagaatttttagtcaaatttttggtgcagtttttgaataaatagtTAGGCTGTTTTGCAAATTCTCtgggaaaaatacaaaattttgacaatttttaccatGTACTTAATTAATaagaatttttaatgagaatttttgaaaaaaagtgtgaattttgaattttttcgcaaaagaACAagatttttaacatttttttgagagcttttggtaattttaacaTGAGATCTGCCATTTTTGGTAGAATGAGGAataactttttagaatttttttttgaaaaagaaaacgagtctttggcaattttaactAAAGACGTCGAGATCTGCTATTTTTGGccgagact contains:
- the LOC135845547 gene encoding uncharacterized protein LOC135845547, which produces MSSGDNSEVPVDHQKPKNLVRSQFYDVMVKVDADVYCLDRLQLAWKSEFFEKLFNEQSDQKECSLIELPVMDTKTFSAIVDIIYGQSLTSVLNHDNYVALLMAMNHLQMEIDMETYASYIEKNSVVDVKLFKLLNFLQENPNVQYLLPAVFKSLSAKLVKIQHNEDFLRLPLDDIIRIITSYSCALKKKYAEKEIEMHMATMSGSSGCPQWMKEKLIYSDNDIDMPTMSQICSQWIHHDLQSRLPHFAKLVNAVKRRICHVSDIKDDDFNTVLTGIAEEMNPEMTKKLFYKLVICDGEIESAPQESPKDEKKEVPIDSKENKRKKLKTFLENHRSQNYDFDDNVMTAVEKEVPIDKENERKKLKTLLENHRFHDIVVTTGEKAYKLHRFKLNSASGYFAEIFSAKQSNIDAQFAEASTLQQIKSNEYSLLGVDQATCDMIVEYIYFDELQLTSETIIPVFKAATTLKMEKLLAECVSWMMTNSKFLREAATADTMPLCFISFDILEELLLSWPDHCCDDPHRILDMCSKWVFHDVKNRYHLIPKIALAINGNRIMKYHDYKIELPTDSNNCSEKSIRNELWKTLNFTSLIPSAEKMPRNNEKKLEEMPVFIAWTRETSTIYVLNANMEQIAMLRLLPSSEKPIGYICGFFNIAATLVDDNLFIMFSSADYARPVFNVYNLSSKKFISLNRCITGYWSKCVLLNCRSQVLCCIEDGRVLKYSIELNRWIIISEKPSPENRALPLVRFTSDGDKLYRLYLCINASSEGLYLSKPECKYVVDEFNFQQNAWLPLSHLSFSPSTMMKNLTYTCNNVLSISPSDMIVNFTITNGSMLTVILPSCYMTFDQNSKQWHEFPMTDNILTQTHLKSFAVVQFGNELLHVCLNKLYQWSRTNLIWDLKKELPLRLGSELSDGSKNRGPYDYISAIHGHRIRTD